A stretch of DNA from Saccharomycodes ludwigii strain NBRC 1722 chromosome I, whole genome shotgun sequence:
aCACAACTGTTGAAATTTAGTATTGTTACCAAAACAATCTTACTTCGacaaagagaaaaaaaaaaaaaaaaaaatgtacatatatttgatttatattataaatgttttttctttttttttttttctttttttttctctccttttttctttcctatTACTCTTGCTAACTTCCTTCTAAAAGTTTTTAGTTGCTTGTATGTGTTGCACTAAATTTgctttctttccttttttttaactaataTTTGTATTCTTTCCATTTGGAGTTACGTATTTACCTTTGTTATGATATTGTAAAAATACTTGTTAATGTGTACGtcttattttcttttttcttctttatctCTACTAATTACATAAAAGAAACCACAAGTAAACTACATAGGAATAACGTACGTATTATCcatcactttttttttttaattggaAAGCTGAGAGCATAagtgaaagaaaaaattttgctcacattttttttaccatatatatcatttaaaaattggCAATTTCACCCAGTACAAACGCGTAAGAAATTGACTGTCGATAGTGagaaaagttaaaaatagcaaGGACCGTTTGAATCCCGAGAGAATTTAAATTCTTCCATCAAATCTGTGTTAATGAgttaattattaaaaaaaaatattgtgaGAATATACTAGTAAAGATCAGGAATTTCAAAAGGGGGAGACGTTAAAATTTAGGAGATTAGTGTTTATGGAAACCTATTgcaattttgaaaatgtttACCTTCCTCCTCTTACTAGAATCGAGGTGGAGTGTATTGTTTAATTAATTGCTTTTTCCCACAGAGGAGCTGTAATGTTAGATTGCGATGTTTCAGATGCCTTAGTATATTTTGGAGATATAAAAGAATGCGttacaaaaatttaatattttatttgcgAGAAACTATTAAGTGTATTAATGTTGAATTTTGATACTAAACTTTTGACAATTATATGTGTAAACTGCTTAGGATTAGAAAAAGGATGCTATTCATTAGTAACTTTTCACTAGTTGGCATTTTGTGGGccagtttttattttgatatataAAGTTATGCGACatgaaattttttgattttatttactaACATTACttttctattattgttattatgagAATATATGATAACTATAGCAGAAGAACTTATTGATTTTTAGAATGGCCGCTTCTTTACCACACCCAAAGATTGTTAAGAAACATACCAAGAAATTCAAGCGTCATCACTCTGACAGATATGATAGAGTTTCTGAAAACTGGAGAAAGCAAAAAGGTATTGATTCCGTTGTTAGAAGAAGATTCAGAGGTAACATTAGTGAGCCAACTATTGGTTACGGTTCTAACAAAAAGACCAAGTACTTGTCTCCATCTGGTCACAAAGTTGTTTCTGTTTCCAACATCAAAGATTTGGAATTGTTAACCATGCACACCAGAACTTTTGCTGCTGAAATTGCTCACAACGTTTCTTCCAAGAACAGAGTTGTTATTTTGGCCAAGGCCAAGGCTTTAGGTGTTAAAGTCACTAATCCAAAGGGTCGTTTGGCTTTGGAGGCTTAAAtagatttaataaataaatatatatattaagaaaatgtatttttttctttattaattattttatatgttaacattttttactttactattttttttttttctttttttttttttttttttttaaactgtATTTACGACTGAGTATATGTTAtggtcatttttttttttttattggagTTCAAATCTTTGTAGTATAGACGTGAAGAgaataatatcttttaataaacaagCCAAATAATGGGAGAGTAAATGAATGAAAAGATAAGTGaataagtaaaataaaaagatagaCTATTTCAATTATTACATATAGTGACAGAGAAATATGAGATATAAAAACACTTCTTATGCTCTACttagataatattttttttaaagatttgaTAACACACAGAAAGGTAATAATTGTTAATCACCactaataaatataataataggaactattttatctattatatagatatatatatatattttttttttctctttcacCCCTCCCCCCTTATTCAGCTTATCTTTCTATCTAACGGAAAACCCAGGCAATAAGAATAACaactaacaataaaaagaaagccACACTAAATAAGAGTTCGTTATCAGTTTTGGATGAGTTGGTTGTAGTAgtattaactttttccGCCATCTTATTGGTAGTATCCtcagaattattattttctttaggATAACCATCATTACTATTTGTGTTAGCAACATTAGATGTATCGTCATCAGTAGTGACAGAGGTGGCTTCAGTAGCAGGGGCAGTGGGAGTAACACTGGTGGTGTTATTAGTTGGGTTAGTAGAAGTAATAGGTGAaatttcattatcatttaaagCTTGTTTTTCGTGTTCAACTTCAGCATCCTTAACCGCATCAATAGTGACAGGCTCATTATTAGTCTGAGATGGAACAGCTTCAATAGTTTCTGGTTTAGCTTCGGTAACAGGGGCAGCAGTGGTCTCAGTTAAATACTTGACTTTGATCTTCTTTGAATAGCTGTGTGATTTAAATTCAGCTTCTAATTGAGACCATGTGTCAGCAACGCTGCTTTCACCCAAGTCGTATGGGCAGGGCAACGTTATAACTAAGAATTTATCACGACATTTGTAATCAGATTCTGGTTCTTCAGTTAAGCCTAAAAGTATGACCTGGACTTGGATTTGTTCACCAGGGGCGACAGTTGCTGCATTTGGTCTTACACAATAAAATTTAGGAGCAGTGGTTTTCACTTTAAATGCAATTCTTTCTTCAGATTTGTTGGTAATGGTAATATATTCGATTGATTGTTGGGTAAATGGTGCTGttaataatgacaataaaatacgtttttttcctttaaaaaatggtaatttttttaacggAAAAATAGTTATGATATGTtagtaaaaaagaaaaagaaaaaaaaaaaaacctccTCGAATTTTAATGactagtattattattgatataaaattatcatGGCATGGTTGTagtttctattttttttttttctggttAATTCCATGAAACGATAATACATTCGGCATTGATATTGGTTTGCAATTGACCATTGTTATgctaaaaattaaaaattagaaaaaaaaaaaaaaaaaaaaaattggacaACACAGCACAAAAATTACGCCAGCGCACTCACcgaaaaaaactttaaaaaaatataaacagctagagaaaaaaaaaagtgaacacaaattttcatctttgattttaatgctacttttagttttttttttcttttcaagtCATGGCATATAGCAATTAGactcttttatatttgtgcTAATACTGTGTGCTCTTCTGAAACAATAAACCCTACAATTGAATAGTAAATAGAGACTAAACGCATTAAAAGTATAACGTAACTCTTTACTTAATTACTATCGTTTATTTGCATAAATGTTTATCCGTAAgttttgatgatgataatcGATTTGCCACTTTGCTTTGactattaaaaagatagtaataatattcgtatcttttttttttcaccttGAGAtttaatgatattttttccttttccatGAAAGGTATAAAAtacattttcaaaaaaactAAGCCCTCTGCTGTTGCTcccctctttttttttttttttttattttctatttttgaCTTTTGCGGATTGTCAAAAGAATTGCACTCTAAGCTCTTAGGGTGAGATTGgggataatgataatgataataatacgGACGAgtagaataaaataaaaaatgaaataaacaTACGTTTGTATTCCAAAACACTTGGTTCAATTTCAACAGGTGCGgacattttattatatttgaaaagatTGGTAAGTTTGTTGCACCTTCTTAAaagattatattttttttttttttttggatagTTGGATGATATTTGAATTACTAAAAGAAAGAggattttatattaaaaagggAAAGGATTTAAGTTAAAAGGAAAGAGGATTTAAgttaataagaaaaagattaaaagaaaacagaAAAGTTGTGATTACACAAGAAATttggaataaaataaaaaagacgGAGGGGGGGAAAGGAAGTTAAGACGAAGGGAGAGAAAAAgcaaaacaaacaaaaatctCTCAAttgattctttttttttatttcattttgtttACAAATCTCATTGTCAAAAATacctaataaaataataataataataataataaaattttttttttttttttttttttttttttttgagtttttcttttttaaattataaatcCCTCACAAACACCCGTACAACAAATTATAACATATCTTCATACGAAAGttcaatcaaataatacataaaagaattaataatCTTCTCCTCTCGATACAACCTCTTTCTTATTACTATGCAATAAGATAGTATGCTCAAATTGAGCTGTGTAACTACCAGCAACATCACATAATGGTAGATAATCTTGAACATACCCATTTCTAACTAAATTATTCAATGcatacaaatatttgtcCTGATCTAATCTATCCAAATATCTACGACAAAACGGTAATGTACCAAAATTATCCTTAATCACTCTTAATAAGTTTTGTGCACTCAACAAATTCGGTGTACTGCCATTGGCCTCATCACTAAGCGCATAGTGCGAGCATTCTCCCTTTGGTACAACATATCCTCTACCGGTTGTACCAAATGTTTCAATAGCAAAATGTTCCCCCTCTTCCATTTTAGTTTCATCtccatttttaacaatagGAACAGATTTCCCTCCATGGATCTTGTAAGGGCTGATATTATGTCCACACAAATTCCTGCAACATTTTATAGGATAAGTTTCACCATCAAGTTCCACTTCATAAGACTCCATAACCTCTTGGATGGCTTCGCCAATATCAGTCAATCTAACATCAATACCAGCAGTCTCAATCCCTGTATTAGTTGCCTCTTTAACAGCTTGTAACAAATTGTCATACTTTTCATCAAATGCAACTGTCCAGGCACAGTCAATGATATTCCCATTCACATGAACACCAAAGTCAACCTTCAAAACATCTTCATAATTTAAAACTGTTTTATCTCCAGCATTGGGCGTGAAATGTGCAGCACAACTGTTTAATGAAACTCCAGTGGGGAATCCAATACCTTGTAGTTTATAATCGGTTTTTTGTGGATCTGTAGAATTGGTAAATTTCCTAGTAGCATCCTCAACAATGTTTACAATTTCAGTTAATGTCAATCCAGGCTTAATCTTATTCATTAAATTCTTACGCACACGACGATGTATTTCTGCACCTTTACGCATATCGTTCCATTCTTGTTCTCTTTGTGCATCTCTTTCTAATGAACGTGTTTCTTCAGCTGTAgttctttttaaatttgtatttttgtaCTCCATCCATTCACCTTGTGGATATATTTCGTCTGGATAAAATAGTTCTATatctttaatattatttttctttttcttctttttcttctttttcttttcgtTTGTTGTCAAGTCCCCTTGAGTAGCATTGTCTTTAGCTGTAGTATGATTATCATTGTCATTAATAGGTAAAAGTGATTCTTTTGTAACTGGTGtgtctttattttcaacaacaacaacagatGTGGcattcattttattatcaatgaTGAGAGGGGGTGGggttattatatttttatttttattttcatttgtttaattcaaaagaaaatggtTATTAGTATGTAGATTTAAGTGcgaataattttttccccttgaaaagaaaagaaaagaaaagaaaagaaaaaagaaaaaagcaagaaaagaaagaaattattacgtgtaatataaatttagttttttttttcctttttttcctttttttcttttcttttcttttcttttctttttttttaaaaaaataaaataccgAATGGACATTCAAAGGACTCTCGGACTAATAGCAatgtttccttttcttttccttttgaaaaagtgagctaattttattacttgAAAATTATCAACTCTTTTCATCCGCTTTTACTTAACTTTTACTTGGATGTATAATTAATGAGGAAAGAAGGGGaaagaataataaccaATTATACTCAAGCCCTATAcctatcaaaataaaatgttgGCAAGACACAGTTTGAAACTCTTCATTTTACCAAGAAGAGCATTTAGTTCCACTATATTAGCTTTAAATAATGATCCATCCACCCTTTTAAACCCatcaaatattattaataacaataataacaagtTAACTTCAGATTTTATTACCAACTTAGCTGATAAGAGTTTAAAATATAGTAATGCTAACAACAATGAATTGAAACAATCCATTAAATCTATAGACCTAGACTCTAATCCCAGAGAAGATGCTTTAACTTCTAAAATGTTTGGTATTAAAGCCGGTAGAACAGTTAGTGTTATAAAGGGGAATACCAGTGATTCTTTTAGAGTTTTACAAAGTATTGTaagagaaaataatattgctCATgacaaaagaaaacaaaggttttatttaaaacctGGTAAGCTTAGAGAAGCCAAGAAATCCCAAAAACATAGAAAAGAATTCATGAAGGGTTTCAAGAGATTAATTGAAATTGTTAAAGATGCAAAAAGAAAGGGGTATTGAAGAAGTagcaatataaaaaaaaaaaaataataaaaaagaggaGGAGAGAGCTTTATGTACATATAAGAGAATTGTACTTCACTTAATGTTTTCAAAGATCTctctatttattttgtaaatagtggaaaaaatatttatatatatgcattgtgtttttatttaaatgctaagatattaaaagttttcttTACACTTAAATAATCTAATTTAATCAGACagttaatatataaaaaagtattatccttttgattttataaCTGTTCATATTATATAAGATAGACTTTCATACTTGATTAACTTAACATTGTTTCTGAATTACggagaaaatatttaattttttttcttccttttttttttttatcttttatcttttttgtttttttatttttatttgctatcctttaataaaaataaaataaaataaaataaaataaaaaacaaaaaagaaaaaagataaaatctAGGGTAACTAGATTGTCGTcccaataaatataaaataaacccTCCATACATTTAATAATGCCTACTGCAACTGCAAAATCTGGCGCTATTACTTTACTACATACAGCTTGTGGTGCAGGCATACTAGCCATGCCATTTGCATTCAAAACCAATGGTTTAATATTGGGCACAGTTTCAATCATTTTTAGTTGTATGTGTGCCACATTTGGCTTAATGTGCCAAGCAAAAGCTTCCAAGTATTCCCCACATCCAAACGCCatatcattttttcaattggcCCAATTGACCTATCCATCCTTGGGTGTCGTATTTGATATAGCAATTGCCATAAAGTGTTTTGGTGTATCTGTTTCATATTTAATTGTAGTTGGCGATTTGTTACCTCAGATCGTAAAtgatattttccaaattgaTTCTTTATCAGActcattgttattaaatagGAAACTCCATATTACTTTagttatgttttttattgttggtccattatgttttattaaaaagttgGATTCTTTAAAACATGCATCCACTATTGCTATAAGTAGTGTAGCATATCTAGCATTATTAGTAATCTTTCATTTCATTTGGCCCAGTCAAGAGATTAAAGATTTAAGGGGCACCGTCGATTGGTTAAAACCTAAGCCCGATACAGTCGATGGTTCCTTTCTATCAAGTTTTACCATATTTGTTTTCGCCTACACATGTCATCACAATACGTTTTCTGTCATCAGTGatctaaataataaaactgtgccaaatatacaaaaaatgattCTCATAGCAATGTGTTCGGCCCTACTAATATATACTATTATAGGGACTATGGGGTATGCCACATTTGGTAATAACATCAGGGGCAACATCATCACCATGTACCCATCTTCAATTTCAACTACTATTGGTAGAATAGGCATCTTATTTCTAGTTATGTTTGCTTATCCCCTACAATGCCATCCTTGTAGGGCATCTATTCATAATATACTAACTCATTATAGCTGTAAAACTGATAATACGATAAACGATGAAAATTCACCACTCACAGAAAATGCCGGGGTATCCCAGattgaaaatgatattcACTTGGAGGAAAATTCACCATTGGTGCATGTTTCAACGCCTGATTTAGCAGACAAGCAATTTATCCtaattactattactatctTGATCTGTTCTTATTTATTGGCTATCACAGTCAGATCACTTGCTACCATGCTATCCGTTGTTGGAGCTACTGGTTCAACCTCaatatcatttattttaccAGGTATTTTTGCCTACAAGCTAATTGGATCGGaatatcaacaaaatcACAACTCGCCAGGGTATTCCGGAGCAATTCCAAcctctttaaaaatatttaaaaagttgGCATTATGTTTAAGTATATGGGGTGTTATAGTTATGGTTACTTCGTTGTAttctactttttttttataatggAAATGGTAAGTGAAAGAGAGGGTAAAAAAAGTACTTGAGTAAACTAGATATGTCACTAATATGTAAGAAATTATACTGATggtgatttatttatttattatcattattaataaaataaaaaagtagtTTAAGtaaatcttcttcttcttcttcttcttctttttggCTTATTGACTGGTAAATTTGtactaaaaaataaaaataaaaagaaaagaaaaaaaaaaaaaaaagaaattggtTCGTTACGACTTGAGGTTGAATTTCGTTTGTTGTTTCATactttaaaataaaaatctagcccgttaaaaaataaaaaaaataataaatataaaatttatatatactatAAAA
This window harbors:
- the RPL32 gene encoding 60S ribosomal protein eL32 (similar to Saccharomyces cerevisiae YBL092W | RPL32 | Ribosomal Protein of the Large subunit), with product MAASLPHPKIVKKHTKKFKRHHSDRYDRVSENWRKQKGIDSVVRRRFRGNISEPTIGYGSNKKTKYLSPSGHKVVSVSNIKDLELLTMHTRTFAAEIAHNVSSKNRVVILAKAKALGVKVTNPKGRLALEA
- the SCS22 gene encoding phospholipid metabolism-regulating protein SCS22 (similar to Saccharomyces cerevisiae YER120W | SCS2 | Suppressor of Choline Sensitivity (paralog of YBL091C-A | SCS22)); this translates as MSAPVEIEPSVLEYKRKKRILLSLLTAPFTQQSIEYITITNKSEERIAFKVKTTAPKFYCVRPNAATVAPGEQIQVQVILLGLTEEPESDYKCRDKFLVITLPCPYDLGESSVADTWSQLEAEFKSHSYSKKIKVKYLTETTAAPVTEAKPETIEAVPSQTNNEPVTIDAVKDAEVEHEKQALNDNEISPITSTNPTNNTTSVTPTAPATEATSVTTDDDTSNVANTNSNDGYPKENNNSEDTTNKMAEKVNTTTTNSSKTDNELLFSVAFFLLLVVILIAWVFR
- the MAP2 gene encoding methionine aminopeptidase (similar to Saccharomyces cerevisiae YBL091C | MAP2 | Methionine AminoPeptidase); translation: MNATSVVVVENKDTPVTKESLLPINDNDNHTTAKDNATQGDLTTNEKKKKKKKKKKNNIKDIELFYPDEIYPQGEWMEYKNTNLKRTTAEETRSLERDAQREQEWNDMRKGAEIHRRVRKNLMNKIKPGLTLTEIVNIVEDATRKFTNSTDPQKTDYKLQGIGFPTGVSLNSCAAHFTPNAGDKTVLNYEDVLKVDFGVHVNGNIIDCAWTVAFDEKYDNLLQAVKEATNTGIETAGIDVRLTDIGEAIQEVMESYEVELDGETYPIKCCRNLCGHNISPYKIHGGKSVPIVKNGDETKMEEGEHFAIETFGTTGRGYVVPKGECSHYALSDEANGSTPNLLSAQNLLRVIKDNFGTLPFCRRYLDRLDQDKYLYALNNLVRNGYVQDYLPLCDVAGSYTAQFEHTILLHSNKKEVVSRGEDY
- the MRP21 gene encoding mitochondrial 37S ribosomal protein bS21m (similar to Saccharomyces cerevisiae YBL090W | MRP21 | Mitochondrial Ribosomal Protein) gives rise to the protein MLARHSLKLFILPRRAFSSTILALNNDPSTLLNPSNIINNNNNKLTSDFITNLADKSLKYSNANNNELKQSIKSIDLDSNPREDALTSKMFGIKAGRTVSVIKGNTSDSFRVLQSIVRENNIAHDKRKQRFYLKPGKLREAKKSQKHRKEFMKGFKRLIEIVKDAKRKGY
- the AVT5 gene encoding amino acid transporter (similar to Saccharomyces cerevisiae YER119C | AVT6 | Amino acid Vacuolar Transport (paralog of YBL089W | AVT5)), with the translated sequence MPTATAKSGAITLLHTACGAGILAMPFAFKTNGLILGTVSIIFSCMCATFGLMCQAKASKYSPHPNAISFFQLAQLTYPSLGVVFDIAIAIKCFGVSVSYLIVVGDLLPQIVNDIFQIDSLSDSLLLNRKLHITLVMFFIVGPLCFIKKLDSLKHASTIAISSVAYLALLVIFHFIWPSQEIKDLRGTVDWLKPKPDTVDGSFLSSFTIFVFAYTCHHNTFSVISDLNNKTVPNIQKMILIAMCSALLIYTIIGTMGYATFGNNIRGNIITMYPSSISTTIGRIGILFLVMFAYPLQCHPCRASIHNILTHYSCKTDNTINDENSPLTENAGVSQIENDIHLEENSPLVHVSTPDLADKQFILITITILICSYLLAITVRSLATMLSVVGATGSTSISFILPGIFAYKLIGSEYQQNHNSPGYSGAIPTSLKIFKKLALCLSIWGVIVMVTSLYSTFFL